From the Oleiharenicola lentus genome, one window contains:
- a CDS encoding ExeA family protein produces MPFHITPDPKFLYLSPTHLEALQHLKYGVTEKKGFIVLIGEVGCGKTTLCRKFMGELDPAHYDTALILNPRVNETQMLRAILTELGEHNVAKSKHDLISQMNQILLDRIAKGREIVLIIDEAQNLSFEVFEQVRLLSNLETDKQKLLQIVLMGQTELKERLAAEELRQLRQRILVHYELRPFTRDEMNHYIHHRLSVSGSAGRPYFTKWALRHIHRTSRGIPRIINNLCDKALLSAFIRDSDEVNYWDARRAVRDMNRLTA; encoded by the coding sequence ATGCCGTTCCACATCACTCCGGACCCGAAGTTTCTCTACCTCAGTCCCACGCACCTGGAGGCGCTCCAGCACCTGAAATATGGCGTAACCGAGAAAAAAGGCTTCATCGTGCTCATCGGCGAGGTCGGTTGTGGCAAGACCACGCTCTGCCGGAAATTCATGGGCGAGCTGGATCCCGCGCACTACGACACCGCCCTGATCCTCAACCCGCGGGTGAACGAAACCCAGATGCTGCGGGCCATCCTCACCGAGCTGGGCGAACACAACGTCGCCAAGAGCAAGCACGACCTCATCTCGCAGATGAACCAGATCCTGCTCGACCGCATCGCCAAGGGTCGCGAGATCGTGCTTATCATCGACGAGGCGCAGAACCTCTCCTTCGAGGTCTTTGAGCAGGTCCGCCTCCTCTCCAATCTCGAGACCGACAAGCAGAAACTCCTGCAGATCGTCCTCATGGGCCAGACGGAGCTGAAGGAACGTCTCGCCGCCGAGGAGTTGCGCCAGCTCCGCCAGCGCATCCTCGTCCACTACGAGCTCCGGCCCTTCACCCGCGACGAGATGAACCACTACATCCATCACCGCCTGTCCGTCTCCGGCAGCGCCGGCCGGCCGTATTTCACCAAGTGGGCCCTCCGCCACATCCACCGCACCAGCCGGGGAATTCCCCGCATCATCAACAACCTCTGTGACAAAGCCCTCCTCTCGGCGTTCATCCGCGACTCCGACGAGGTCAACTACTGGGACGCCCGTCGCGCCGTGCGCGACATGAACCGTCTCACCGCCTGA
- a CDS encoding septum formation initiator family protein produces the protein MNLSKIINGVFGVLFAGITLWAVTAFVGMQRELKTRQADLATKQRLLAEAEAKLAAQTRYLDRLRNDPALVELLIRQKLGYAKGEEFVFRFEEVKP, from the coding sequence GTGAATCTCAGCAAAATTATCAACGGAGTCTTCGGCGTGCTTTTCGCGGGCATCACCCTGTGGGCGGTGACCGCCTTTGTGGGCATGCAGCGCGAGCTGAAGACCCGGCAGGCCGACCTCGCGACGAAGCAGCGCCTGCTGGCCGAGGCCGAGGCCAAGCTGGCCGCCCAGACGCGCTACCTCGATCGGCTGCGCAACGACCCGGCGCTGGTGGAGCTCCTCATCCGCCAGAAGCTGGGCTACGCCAAGGGCGAGGAATTTGTCTTCCGCTTTGAAGAAGTGAAACCATGA
- a CDS encoding UTP--glucose-1-phosphate uridylyltransferase, whose translation MSHEQLINNYRAAGQGQVFAFWDSLDAHERAELAAQAAEVDLTEIERLNRTLVFKTGGGGANLAGLAPAPVTRLPGNGGDAAQWARARALGEQALRAGRVAAFTVAGGQGTRLGYDGPKGTFAVTPLKQKSLFQVFAEKIKAAGLRYGKPLHWFIMTSHANHAQTEGFFAENKFFGLDKNRVHFFRQGRMPAVAYDGKILLETRGALALSPDGHGGSLRALHRSGALDLMKAEGVDTLSYFQVDNPLVRCIDAEFIGFHLAAGSEMSSKMVIKAYPEEKVGHFCLQDGKIVVVEYSDMPMSMQKETNADGALRYGAGSIAIHVIDREFARRMAAGGEDVALPFHRADKKIATIDAAGKAVKPEKANGVKFEMFVFDALPFARNSIVIETARADDFSPVKNAEGVDSPKTCREDQMRQWARWLQAAGAVVETDATGLPKATLEISPLFGYDPETFAQRWNALAPKPAIASGLFLPMTTTDQIAAAVKNGQLLSTAADNLKAWLDAGLPAWAEQSLHELIARGEWSELNDRFYRYLEFGTGGMRGRTIGVKTAAAETGALSGQGSPEHANVGSNLLNDFTLLRAVIGLHRYVANYLAGQGSAAKPRLVIAHDVRHFSRHFCELAASTWTQLGGEALIFNGPRSTPQLSFSVRHFKAHTGVVITASHNPPHDNGFKAYFVDGAQVTPPHDKGIVSEVDKVSLAETKQFLDKNLAGVTTLGSEADDAYLAVAAQAVIDADLLRKSDLKVVYTNIHGVGGVSTVPALIHAGVHVTEVKEQSAFDARFPTVKSPNPENAEALALGVALADKEGIDVVMATDPDSDRVGVAVRNKAGKMELLTGNQVGALLADYRIGKYKELGWIPKEGTQAACLVKTFVTTPLQDAIGKGHGVKVINTLTGFKWIAAKMRGYEEKLAKAMGPGFSYDGTPFRERAALLQKHSTFYLFGTEESYGYLPNDSLRDKDGNSACLMFAEVCAWVKSRGLTVPEYLDEIYLRYGFFLEGVINIYYEGASGAAKIKRILDTYRASPPTAFGDTKVTRFQDFGREKFFDADNEQIPSQDLYIVTLANGYSFAARGSGTEPKMKFYLFASGPVSSAADLPAAKAKTRATLDALKALIEADARKRAEG comes from the coding sequence ATGAGCCACGAACAACTGATCAACAACTACCGTGCCGCCGGCCAGGGGCAGGTCTTTGCCTTCTGGGATTCGCTCGATGCGCACGAACGCGCCGAACTCGCCGCCCAAGCGGCCGAGGTGGACCTCACCGAGATTGAGCGCCTGAACCGCACGCTCGTGTTCAAGACCGGCGGCGGCGGCGCCAACCTTGCCGGCCTGGCCCCGGCGCCGGTCACGCGCCTGCCGGGCAACGGCGGCGATGCCGCGCAGTGGGCCCGGGCCCGCGCGCTCGGCGAGCAGGCGCTGCGCGCCGGCCGCGTGGCGGCCTTCACGGTCGCGGGCGGGCAGGGGACGCGCCTCGGTTACGACGGCCCCAAGGGCACCTTCGCCGTCACGCCGCTGAAGCAGAAGTCGCTCTTCCAGGTCTTCGCCGAGAAAATCAAGGCCGCCGGTCTCCGCTACGGGAAGCCGCTGCACTGGTTCATCATGACCAGTCACGCCAACCACGCGCAGACCGAGGGTTTCTTCGCCGAGAACAAGTTCTTCGGCCTGGACAAAAACCGCGTGCATTTCTTCCGCCAGGGCCGCATGCCGGCCGTCGCTTACGACGGCAAGATCCTGCTCGAGACCCGCGGCGCGCTCGCGCTCAGTCCCGACGGCCACGGTGGTTCGCTGCGCGCGCTCCATCGCAGCGGCGCGCTCGACCTGATGAAAGCCGAGGGCGTGGACACGCTCAGTTACTTCCAGGTGGACAACCCACTCGTGCGTTGCATCGACGCGGAGTTCATCGGCTTCCACCTCGCCGCCGGCTCCGAGATGTCGAGCAAGATGGTGATCAAGGCCTACCCCGAGGAAAAGGTCGGCCACTTCTGCCTGCAGGACGGCAAGATCGTCGTCGTCGAATACAGCGACATGCCGATGAGCATGCAGAAGGAGACCAACGCCGACGGTGCGCTGCGCTACGGGGCCGGCAGCATCGCGATCCACGTCATCGACCGCGAGTTCGCGCGCCGGATGGCCGCGGGCGGGGAGGACGTCGCGCTGCCGTTCCACCGCGCCGACAAGAAGATCGCCACGATCGACGCTGCCGGCAAAGCCGTGAAGCCCGAGAAGGCCAATGGCGTGAAGTTCGAAATGTTCGTCTTCGACGCGCTGCCCTTTGCGAGGAACTCCATCGTCATCGAGACGGCGCGCGCCGACGATTTCAGCCCGGTGAAAAATGCCGAGGGCGTGGACTCGCCCAAGACCTGCCGCGAGGACCAGATGCGCCAATGGGCCCGCTGGCTCCAAGCCGCCGGTGCCGTGGTCGAGACCGATGCCACCGGCCTGCCCAAGGCCACCCTGGAGATCTCGCCGCTTTTTGGTTACGATCCGGAAACCTTCGCCCAACGCTGGAACGCCCTCGCCCCCAAGCCCGCCATCGCGTCAGGTCTCTTCCTTCCCATGACCACCACCGACCAGATCGCCGCCGCCGTGAAGAACGGCCAGTTGCTCAGCACCGCCGCCGATAATCTCAAGGCTTGGCTCGACGCCGGCCTGCCCGCTTGGGCGGAGCAAAGCCTCCACGAACTCATCGCGCGCGGGGAGTGGAGCGAGCTGAACGACCGTTTTTACCGCTACCTCGAGTTCGGCACCGGCGGCATGCGCGGCCGCACCATCGGCGTGAAGACCGCCGCGGCCGAGACCGGCGCGCTCTCGGGTCAGGGCTCGCCCGAACACGCCAACGTCGGCAGCAATCTGCTCAACGACTTCACGCTCCTGCGCGCCGTTATCGGTCTGCACCGCTACGTCGCGAACTATCTCGCGGGACAGGGCAGCGCGGCCAAGCCCCGCCTCGTGATCGCCCACGACGTGCGGCATTTCTCGCGTCACTTCTGCGAGCTGGCGGCCTCGACCTGGACCCAACTCGGCGGTGAGGCACTGATCTTCAACGGCCCGCGCTCGACTCCACAGCTGAGCTTTTCAGTCCGTCACTTCAAGGCCCACACCGGCGTGGTCATCACGGCGAGCCACAATCCGCCGCACGACAACGGCTTCAAGGCCTACTTCGTGGATGGCGCGCAGGTCACGCCACCGCACGACAAGGGCATCGTAAGCGAGGTGGACAAGGTCTCGCTCGCCGAGACCAAGCAGTTCCTCGATAAGAACCTCGCCGGCGTCACCACCCTCGGCAGCGAGGCCGACGACGCCTATCTCGCCGTCGCGGCGCAGGCGGTGATCGACGCGGACCTGCTCCGCAAGTCGGACCTCAAGGTCGTTTATACGAACATCCACGGTGTCGGTGGCGTTTCGACCGTACCGGCGCTCATTCATGCCGGCGTGCATGTGACCGAGGTGAAGGAGCAATCGGCCTTCGACGCCCGGTTCCCGACCGTCAAGTCGCCCAACCCCGAGAACGCCGAGGCGCTCGCGCTGGGCGTGGCGCTGGCCGACAAGGAGGGCATTGACGTGGTGATGGCCACCGATCCCGACAGCGATCGCGTGGGCGTGGCCGTGCGCAACAAAGCCGGCAAGATGGAGCTGCTGACCGGCAACCAGGTCGGCGCGCTGCTCGCCGACTACCGCATCGGCAAATACAAGGAGCTCGGCTGGATTCCAAAGGAGGGCACGCAGGCCGCCTGCCTCGTGAAGACCTTCGTCACGACCCCGCTGCAGGACGCCATCGGCAAGGGCCACGGCGTGAAGGTCATCAACACGCTCACCGGCTTCAAGTGGATCGCGGCCAAGATGCGCGGCTACGAGGAGAAGCTGGCCAAAGCCATGGGGCCCGGCTTCAGCTACGACGGCACGCCGTTCCGCGAGCGCGCCGCGCTGCTGCAGAAGCACAGCACGTTCTATCTGTTCGGCACCGAGGAAAGCTACGGCTACCTGCCCAACGACTCGCTGCGCGACAAGGACGGCAACTCCGCCTGCCTGATGTTCGCCGAGGTCTGCGCGTGGGTTAAGTCGCGCGGCCTGACTGTGCCGGAATATCTCGACGAGATCTACCTGCGCTACGGCTTCTTCCTCGAGGGCGTGATCAACATCTACTACGAGGGCGCGAGCGGCGCCGCGAAGATCAAGCGCATCCTCGATACATATCGCGCGAGCCCGCCGACGGCCTTTGGCGATACGAAGGTCACGCGCTTCCAGGACTTCGGCCGTGAGAAGTTCTTCGACGCCGACAACGAGCAGATTCCCTCGCAGGACCTCTACATCGTCACGCTGGCCAACGGCTACTCGTTTGCCGCGCGCGGCTCCGGCACCGAGCCGAAGATGAAGTTCTACCTCTTCGCCTCCGGTCCGGTATCGTCTGCCGCCGACCTGCCCGCCGCCAAGGCCAAGACCCGCGCCACGCTCGACGCCCTCAAAGCGCTGATCGAGGCCGACGCCCGCAAGCGTGCCGAGGGTTGA
- a CDS encoding N-acetylglucosamine-6-phosphate deacetylase, with the protein MPPRRSTARKTPPKSKAARGYFDLQVNGFAGVDFQQPDLSARQLAQAVAALHAHGTDRILLTLITDSIAQLCIKLARIEGILRRHPTLARTIVGYHLEGPYLLPERGYCGAHEPKWMHAPDIAEFEQLWVASGGRIRLMTLAPEWPGSPAFIRQLVARGVRIAIGHSNASADEIDAAVTAGLSLCTHLGNGVPLQLDRHDNIVQRLLARDELYAAFIPDGIHLPPHVLRNFVRAKPPDKVLFTTDAMAAAGAGPGRYRIAHLVTEVGADGIVRQPGETRYFAGSSLTMDKAAANVAAMTGWTAAQARSACSARIAKYLGC; encoded by the coding sequence ATGCCGCCCCGCCGCTCCACCGCCCGGAAAACGCCGCCAAAAAGCAAGGCGGCCCGGGGCTATTTCGACCTGCAGGTGAACGGATTCGCCGGGGTTGATTTCCAACAGCCCGACCTCAGCGCCCGCCAGCTCGCGCAGGCCGTCGCCGCCCTGCACGCCCACGGCACCGACCGAATTCTACTCACGCTCATCACCGACAGCATCGCGCAGCTCTGCATCAAGCTCGCGCGGATTGAGGGTATACTCCGCCGGCACCCGACGCTGGCGCGCACCATTGTGGGTTATCATCTCGAAGGACCCTACCTCCTGCCCGAGCGCGGCTACTGCGGCGCGCACGAGCCGAAGTGGATGCATGCGCCGGACATCGCAGAGTTCGAGCAGCTCTGGGTGGCCTCCGGCGGCCGCATCCGGCTGATGACTCTCGCTCCCGAGTGGCCCGGCTCCCCCGCTTTTATCCGGCAGCTCGTGGCCCGGGGCGTCCGGATTGCGATCGGCCATTCCAACGCCAGCGCGGACGAGATTGATGCCGCGGTGACAGCGGGCCTCAGCCTGTGCACGCATCTCGGCAACGGCGTGCCGCTGCAGCTGGACCGGCACGACAACATCGTGCAGCGCCTGCTCGCCCGCGATGAACTCTACGCCGCCTTCATCCCGGACGGCATCCACCTCCCGCCCCACGTGCTCAGGAATTTCGTCCGCGCCAAACCGCCGGACAAGGTTCTGTTCACCACCGACGCGATGGCTGCTGCGGGGGCCGGGCCGGGCCGCTACCGCATCGCCCATCTGGTCACCGAGGTCGGCGCCGATGGCATCGTGCGGCAACCAGGCGAGACCCGGTATTTTGCCGGTTCGTCGCTCACCATGGACAAAGCGGCGGCAAACGTGGCTGCGATGACCGGATGGACCGCAGCCCAAGCCCGCTCCGCCTGCTCGGCGCGGATCGCGAAATACTTGGGCTGCTGA
- a CDS encoding 6-phosphogluconolactonase, with protein MSHSLMPRTEIHPTRVAMGTASARHFLHRVRHVLATKPLCRVIFGCAPSQDEFFAGLLAETRGDPALWSRVEVFHMDDYVGLTEDAPQSFRHYLRRHLLDHVAVAKFHLIRGEAPSPEAEAARYAGLLGAAPIDVIGMGLGENGHIAFNDPPVADFADSVLAKVVAMDEICRQQQVNDGCFPRLEAVPRLAITITVPVFARAGSLVCTVPGPRKAQAVRGALTAPVGSSCPGTILRVHPDSALFLDRDSATLLETSAKPAS; from the coding sequence ATGTCCCACTCCCTCATGCCCCGGACCGAGATCCATCCGACGCGCGTCGCGATGGGCACCGCCTCGGCCCGCCATTTCCTGCATCGCGTTCGCCACGTGCTGGCCACCAAGCCCCTTTGCCGGGTCATCTTCGGCTGCGCCCCTTCGCAGGATGAATTCTTCGCCGGGCTGCTCGCCGAGACCCGCGGCGACCCGGCCCTCTGGTCGCGGGTCGAGGTTTTCCACATGGACGACTACGTCGGCCTGACGGAGGACGCGCCCCAGAGTTTCCGGCACTATCTCCGCCGGCATTTGCTCGATCACGTGGCGGTGGCGAAGTTTCACCTCATCCGCGGCGAGGCGCCGTCGCCCGAGGCCGAAGCTGCCCGCTACGCCGGACTGCTCGGAGCGGCCCCCATTGACGTGATCGGCATGGGCCTGGGTGAAAACGGTCACATCGCTTTCAACGATCCGCCGGTCGCGGATTTTGCCGACTCGGTGCTAGCGAAGGTCGTCGCCATGGATGAGATCTGCCGGCAGCAGCAAGTGAACGATGGCTGTTTCCCTCGCCTTGAGGCCGTGCCCCGACTCGCCATCACGATCACCGTGCCGGTCTTCGCCCGGGCCGGCAGTCTCGTCTGCACCGTGCCCGGACCGCGCAAGGCCCAGGCTGTGCGCGGAGCCCTCACCGCTCCCGTCGGTTCCTCCTGCCCCGGAACGATCCTGCGCGTGCATCCCGACTCCGCACTTTTTCTGGATCGCGACTCGGCGACCTTGCTTGAAACCTCGGCGAAACCCGCCTCCTGA
- a CDS encoding MFS transporter, with product MRWYIVALLALASELNYLDRQALSVLAQTIQDELGFTTIEYSYITSAFLASYTVMYLVSGRLVDWLGSRKSFSIFVTGWSIATILHFFARSPFHFAACRFLLGATEPANFPAGVKAVSEWFPMRERALAVGLFNAGTAIGAGLAAPVVSVIALTLGWRWAFVITGGLGFLWVIVWHFAYRLPPEHPRLSDEEKTLILDGRAAGAPPVPMLAWSKILRMRATWACVFARMLTDPVTYLFVFWTPKYLQEVQGFDLKDIGKFSWIPFVALALGNIAGGLVPNRLVRLGWTVNRARMSVMLLASLAMPVLCFSITRATVPAIALTCISLAMFCHAAWANMTLPAEILPSNAIGSVTGLAGALGGVMGIVTQTAIGWTVQNLSFTPVFAVAAFMHLSALIGVKLLIGKISQRPPEADAPTSA from the coding sequence TTGCGCTGGTATATCGTGGCACTGCTCGCGCTCGCCTCCGAACTCAACTACCTCGACCGGCAGGCGCTCTCGGTGCTCGCGCAGACGATCCAGGATGAGCTGGGCTTCACGACAATCGAGTATTCCTACATCACGTCGGCCTTCCTCGCGAGTTACACCGTGATGTATCTGGTGAGCGGACGGCTCGTGGACTGGCTGGGCTCACGAAAATCGTTCTCGATCTTCGTCACCGGGTGGTCAATCGCGACGATCCTGCATTTTTTCGCCCGCAGTCCCTTCCATTTTGCCGCCTGCCGTTTCCTGCTGGGCGCGACCGAGCCGGCCAACTTTCCGGCAGGCGTGAAGGCTGTCTCCGAGTGGTTCCCGATGCGCGAACGGGCCCTCGCGGTCGGCCTCTTCAACGCCGGCACCGCCATCGGCGCGGGTCTGGCGGCTCCCGTGGTTTCCGTGATCGCGCTCACCCTCGGCTGGCGCTGGGCCTTTGTCATCACCGGCGGGCTGGGCTTCCTCTGGGTGATCGTGTGGCATTTCGCCTATCGGCTCCCGCCGGAGCACCCGCGTCTGTCGGACGAGGAAAAGACGCTGATTCTCGATGGCCGGGCGGCCGGGGCCCCACCCGTGCCGATGCTGGCGTGGTCAAAAATCCTGCGTATGCGCGCCACCTGGGCCTGCGTGTTTGCCCGCATGCTGACGGACCCGGTCACCTACCTCTTTGTCTTCTGGACACCCAAATACCTCCAGGAGGTCCAGGGCTTCGATCTGAAGGACATCGGCAAGTTCAGCTGGATTCCCTTTGTGGCGCTCGCACTCGGCAACATCGCCGGCGGCCTCGTGCCGAACCGCCTCGTGCGGCTGGGCTGGACCGTCAACCGCGCGCGCATGTCGGTCATGCTGCTGGCCTCGCTCGCCATGCCGGTCCTCTGTTTCTCGATCACGCGCGCCACCGTGCCGGCCATTGCCCTCACCTGCATCAGCCTCGCGATGTTCTGCCATGCCGCCTGGGCCAACATGACCTTGCCCGCCGAGATCCTTCCGAGCAACGCCATCGGTTCGGTGACCGGGCTCGCCGGGGCGCTCGGTGGGGTGATGGGCATCGTCACCCAGACGGCCATCGGCTGGACTGTGCAAAACCTGTCGTTCACGCCGGTTTTTGCGGTGGCCGCCTTCATGCATCTCTCCGCCCTGATCGGCGTCAAATTGCTGATCGGAAAAATCAGCCAGCGTCCGCCCGAAGCCGACGCCCCCACCTCCGCCTGA
- a CDS encoding nucleoside hydrolase, giving the protein MRNRLWLLGFLLPLLVAAAPRRKVIIDQDAFGPGGPNLQPILMVLQSPDVEVLGITVESGDGWQKENVAHTLRMLQLIGRPEIPVVPGATFPLVNSAEATKRWEARHGKLFYKGAWTEVWSKEVLVRRPAPHGPEVVPPLVEGEPTLKPAHETAAAFLVRQVRAFPGEVSILAMGPMTNLALALRLDDRFAAGAKELVFMGGSFNPHPSGDGFGLEYAHTPRLEFNFRWDPEAASLVLRAPWRRILQVPVDPSTRTRFTPEMMKQVSAAETPIARYVARWVESFPLWDEIAAAVWLEPSLVTRREKLAVRVDTDGDGAGYGNTLSWPAGQGPGLGERDVEVVFAVDVPRLERLVVERLTSPGPTGTK; this is encoded by the coding sequence ATGCGAAACCGGCTTTGGCTTCTGGGCTTTCTGCTTCCGCTGCTCGTAGCCGCGGCACCGCGGCGCAAGGTCATCATCGATCAGGACGCGTTTGGCCCGGGCGGACCGAACTTGCAGCCGATCCTGATGGTTCTCCAGTCGCCCGACGTCGAGGTGCTGGGCATCACGGTCGAGAGCGGCGACGGCTGGCAGAAGGAAAACGTCGCCCACACGCTCCGCATGCTGCAGCTGATCGGGCGTCCAGAGATTCCCGTGGTGCCGGGAGCGACGTTCCCGCTCGTGAATTCTGCCGAGGCGACCAAGCGCTGGGAAGCGCGCCACGGAAAACTTTTCTACAAGGGCGCCTGGACCGAAGTCTGGTCCAAGGAGGTGCTTGTGCGCCGGCCCGCGCCGCACGGACCGGAGGTGGTGCCGCCATTGGTGGAGGGTGAGCCAACGCTGAAGCCGGCGCACGAGACCGCGGCGGCGTTCCTCGTGCGCCAGGTGCGCGCGTTTCCCGGCGAGGTCAGCATTCTGGCCATGGGGCCGATGACCAACCTGGCTTTGGCGCTTCGGCTGGACGACAGGTTTGCCGCCGGGGCGAAGGAACTCGTCTTCATGGGGGGCAGCTTCAACCCGCATCCGTCGGGCGACGGCTTCGGGCTTGAATACGCGCACACACCGCGGCTGGAGTTCAACTTTCGCTGGGACCCCGAGGCGGCGAGCCTCGTGCTTCGTGCGCCGTGGCGGCGGATCCTGCAGGTGCCGGTGGATCCGTCCACGCGGACGCGTTTCACGCCGGAGATGATGAAGCAGGTCTCCGCGGCGGAGACCCCGATCGCGCGCTACGTGGCAAGATGGGTCGAAAGTTTTCCGCTATGGGACGAAATCGCCGCCGCCGTATGGCTGGAGCCGTCCCTGGTCACCCGGCGAGAAAAACTGGCCGTCAGGGTGGACACTGACGGCGACGGAGCCGGCTATGGCAACACGCTCAGCTGGCCAGCCGGGCAGGGTCCGGGGCTCGGCGAGCGCGACGTCGAGGTCGTGTTCGCCGTGGACGTGCCGCGATTGGAGCGCCTGGTGGTCGAGCGGCTCACGAGCCCGGGGCCGACAGGGACAAAATAA
- a CDS encoding GNAT family N-acetyltransferase, whose product MSLFLQSTRLILREFTLADAAFIVELLNEPAFIEFIGDKGVRDLAGAEHYLHNGPLASYAKHGFGLWAVTLKDGTPVGMAGLLQRDFLPHPDLGYALLARFHGQGYAHEAATAVLRYAREKFGLTTVHALTAFKNPASVHLLGKLGFDFVDFIQQPGYAEPSRLFILSLSAPGS is encoded by the coding sequence GTGTCTCTGTTCCTCCAGTCCACTCGCCTCATCCTCCGCGAGTTCACCCTCGCCGATGCGGCGTTCATCGTGGAGCTGCTCAACGAGCCGGCGTTCATCGAGTTCATCGGCGACAAGGGCGTGCGCGACCTCGCAGGCGCGGAGCACTACCTGCACAATGGTCCGTTGGCCAGCTATGCGAAACACGGCTTCGGTCTCTGGGCGGTGACGCTGAAGGATGGCACACCGGTCGGCATGGCCGGCCTGCTCCAGCGCGACTTCCTGCCCCATCCCGATCTCGGCTACGCCCTGCTCGCCCGTTTCCACGGACAAGGCTACGCCCACGAGGCCGCGACCGCCGTGCTGCGCTACGCCCGCGAAAAATTCGGCCTCACGACCGTGCACGCGCTCACCGCCTTCAAAAATCCCGCCTCCGTCCACCTCCTCGGCAAGCTCGGCTTCGACTTCGTAGACTTCATCCAGCAACCCGGCTACGCGGAACCGAGCCGACTGTTTATTTTGTCCCTGTCGGCCCCGGGCTCGTGA
- a CDS encoding pyruvate dehydrogenase complex dihydrolipoamide acetyltransferase — MANIIDMPKLSDTMTVGTLVKWLKKEGDTVKAGDMLAEVETDKATMELESFFAGTLVKIFAPAGSQVAIGAALCAVGKAGETVEAPAAKTAAPAAAPAPAAPAPVAPTPAPVPAPAPAQPAPVSSHPAPASAEGDARLKISPLAKKIAAQQSVDASRLTGSGPGGRIVKADVLAAAANPALLKSTAAPTVAKSSGFSPQVSGFSRGPVQEERVVAVSNMRAVIAKRMVESTTTIPYIYLDIEIDAEPLLAIRSQLNTGLEAQGVKLSVNDFVLKASAEALRRVPAVNSSWEGTQIRYHGAAHVAFAVALEDGLITPVVRDCHLKSVFQISTEAKALGKKAKDKKLQPADYTGGTFCVSNLGMMGIPKFTAIINPPNSAILAVGTTVTKPVVKNGQIVVGQTLTVTLSADHRVFDGAVAAQYLGALKDILEKPALLLV; from the coding sequence ATGGCCAACATCATCGATATGCCGAAACTCAGCGACACCATGACGGTGGGCACGCTGGTCAAGTGGCTCAAAAAGGAAGGCGATACCGTCAAGGCCGGCGACATGCTCGCCGAGGTCGAGACCGACAAGGCCACGATGGAGCTCGAGTCGTTCTTCGCCGGCACCCTCGTCAAGATCTTCGCCCCCGCCGGCTCGCAGGTCGCCATCGGCGCCGCCCTCTGCGCCGTCGGGAAAGCCGGTGAGACCGTCGAAGCCCCGGCCGCCAAAACCGCCGCACCCGCCGCTGCTCCGGCTCCGGCCGCCCCCGCGCCGGTCGCCCCGACGCCCGCCCCCGTGCCTGCCCCCGCTCCGGCACAGCCTGCTCCGGTCTCCAGCCACCCGGCTCCGGCCTCCGCTGAAGGCGACGCGCGCCTCAAGATCTCCCCGCTCGCCAAGAAGATCGCCGCCCAACAGAGCGTTGATGCCTCCCGCCTCACCGGCTCCGGCCCGGGCGGCCGCATCGTCAAAGCCGACGTCCTCGCCGCCGCCGCGAATCCCGCGCTGCTCAAGTCCACCGCGGCTCCCACTGTTGCCAAATCTTCAGGTTTCAGTCCTCAGGTTTCAGGTTTCTCCCGCGGCCCGGTGCAGGAAGAGCGCGTCGTTGCCGTGTCGAACATGCGCGCCGTCATCGCCAAGCGCATGGTCGAGTCCACGACGACCATCCCCTACATCTACCTCGACATCGAGATCGACGCCGAGCCGCTGCTCGCCATCCGTAGCCAGCTCAACACCGGCCTTGAGGCCCAGGGCGTGAAGCTCTCCGTGAACGACTTCGTGCTCAAGGCCTCCGCCGAGGCCCTGCGCCGCGTGCCGGCCGTCAACAGCTCCTGGGAAGGCACGCAGATCCGCTACCACGGCGCCGCGCATGTCGCCTTCGCCGTGGCGCTCGAGGACGGCCTCATCACGCCGGTTGTGCGCGACTGTCACCTCAAGAGCGTGTTCCAGATCAGCACCGAGGCCAAGGCGCTCGGCAAGAAGGCCAAGGACAAGAAGCTCCAGCCCGCCGACTACACCGGCGGCACCTTCTGCGTCTCCAACCTCGGCATGATGGGCATCCCGAAATTCACCGCCATCATCAACCCACCCAACTCCGCGATCCTCGCCGTCGGCACCACGGTCACCAAGCCCGTCGTGAAGAACGGCCAGATCGTCGTGGGCCAGACGCTGACCGTGACCCTGAGCGCCGACCACCGCGTCTTCGACGGCGCCGTCGCCGCCCAATACCTCGGCGCCCTCAAGGACATCCTCGAGAAGCCGGCGTTGCTCCTCGTCTAA